The sequence below is a genomic window from Lysobacter capsici.
TGGAAGGCTTCGACCGCTTCCTTGGTGTGCTTGCCGAACTTGCCGTCGGTGCCGAGCGCATGGCCCTGCGCGTCCTTGTAGCCCAGCGCGTTGAGCCGTTCCTGCAGCGCCTTCACCTCCGGACCGTGCTCGTCCTTGCGCAGCACGCCGTCGGCCATCGGCGCGGCGGCCGTGGTCGAACCGGCGCCGCCCGGGGTATGCACGTTGCGGCCGTTGCCGGACACGTTGCTGACCTGGGTCTGGCCGGTGGCGTTTTCCTGGTGCGGCGGGCGCTTGTCGGTGGTGATCGCGCCGCTGTCCATGTCGCGCACGTAGCGCTCCATCTGCGGCAGGTAGCTGGTGTTGATGTCGATGTGGACGTGCTTGCCGAACGCGTTCGGGTTGCCGTTGTTGAAGCCGCCCTGGATGCCGAGCGGCTGGCCGTATTCGACGTGCTGCCCGACCTTGAGTTCGGTATTGCGCAGGTCCATGTGGCGGTACTGCGCGATCATCTCGCGGCTGGGATCGTTGGCCGGCTTGTCGTAGATCTGGACGATGCCGTCGCTGGGATCGATGCGGCCGATGTAGCCGTTGGCCACCGCCGGCACCTTCACCGCCGAGGAATTGCCGGCCTGCAGCACGAAGTCCTTGGACACGTAGTAATCGCCGTCGCGCGATACGGTCGGGGTGCCGGCGTAGTTGCCGAGCAGCTCTTCGCGCTCGCCGTTGACCGTGCCGTAGACGCGGCCGCGCTCGTTGCCGCGGCTGGGGTGGTGACGCTCGATGTCTTCGTAGTCGTGGACGTGCTGGACGCCGCTGCCGACCGATTCGACGATCTTGTAATTGGGCATCGTACTTCTCCTTGTCGATGAACTTCAGATTTGGGCGTGCGTGCCTGCGATGTGTTCGAGGCGTGCCTTATTGCGAACTGCGTTGTGATCCAGGGATCGGTACGGCCCCGCCTGGGTCGAGCAGGCGGGTGACGATCAGCGCAGCTGCTGGGTGAGTTGCCAGCAGCCTTGCTTGAATTCGAAGACGTAGGCTTCGGGCTTGCCCAGGGTCTTGGTCACTTCCTCGTCGGGCGAGAACTTGGCCTTGACGAAATCCACGCGCATGCGGTCGCCGCTGAGCGTGCGGTCCATCTTGACCCGGGCGAACTGGCCGGCGTCCTTGCCCGGCTCGTTGTAGGACCACTGGTTGTCGACCAGCGCGATCCGGAACGGCCCGGCTTGTTCGGAGCCCAGCAACTTGGCCGGGTCCTTGATGTCGCGCACTTCCACGGTCGGCGCGCTGTAGGCCGCGCGCACCGGCGCTTCGTAGACGAACTGCTCGAAGAAGCTGGCGAAGCCGTCCTCGCTCTTGACGCAGGCGTCGGCGGGCAATTGCACGGCCGGCGCCGCGGGCGCGGCGGTCGGCGTAGCGGCGGCGGGCGCGGGCGCGGCAGCTGCAGCCGTCGCAGGCGCCGCGGCGGGTGTGGCCGGCGCCGGCGCGGCCGGTGCCTCGGGCGCCGCCGCTTTACAGGCCGTCAGTGCCAAAACCATTACGGCGATAGCGGCCGCGATGGCGGTCCTTGCTGGTTTCATCGTGCGTCCCCGGTCCTTTATTTACCCCAGACGTCAGTCTAATGCGGTTGCGGACAGAATTCGCCGTCGGCGCGGCGGCCGGCGGCGCTGGCCGAAGAACGGTCGATCGCCCCGCCCCACGGGCCGAATCCGGCCGATCGGGGCTGAACACCCGCCTGTTGCGGACAGCCGCGCGGGCCGCGACCTTCATGCCGGCGCTGGACACTGCCGCCCCCAGCCCTTACCCTAAACCTCAATTGCCGTCAGGCCGGATGCAGCAAGCCCCGTCGCGACCGGAACCCCACACCGTCGCCACGTCCGCACCCGTACTTCCCCGCACATCATCGGTGCGCCAGTACGCAGTGCATCGCTGCAGAGCACCGGTCCGCGCCCGCAACCCCCTTCAGTCTTACGCCGCCACGCCCCGCGTGTCGGGCAGGCCGGGGCCGTTCGGGCCAAGCACCCGCCTTTTATGAGTGGTCCGTAGCACCCGTAGGGACGCTTCGATCCGGTCTTGCACGACCGGACCGCGTGCGTTCCGATGCGGCCGCGCGCCGCATGCATCGTCGCAACAGCAGTGCCCACGGCCCGGAGGGGCCGGTCTCGAATGACCAACGAATCCGCGCTCGCCGCGACCCAATCCAATGCGGAGCCCGCCAATGCGGGGCCAAGCCCCGGCGCGACCGCGCCTCAGCAGCAGGAAATGCCGCTGGCGGTGGTGCATGGCCAGCCGGTGCTGCAGATCCCGCAGGATCTGTACATCCCGCCGGACGCGCTGGAAGTCATCCTGGAAGCCTTCGAAGGCCCGCTCGACCTGCTGCTGTACCTGATCCGCCGGCAGAACCTGGACATCCTCGACATCCCGGTCGCCGAGATCACCAAGCAATACGTCAACTACATCCAGGCCATGCACGAGATGCGTTTCGAGCTGGCCGCCGAATACCTGGTCATGGCCGCGATCCTGGCCGAGATCAAATCGCGCATGCTGCTGCCGCGTGCGCCCAACGAAGAAGGCATCGAGGAAGACCCGCGCGCCGAGCTGGTCCGCCGCCTGCAGGAATACGAGCGCTTCAAGCAGGCCGCCGAGGACATCGACGCCCTGCCCCGCCAGGACCGCGATACCGTGCCGGTGCAGGCCTTCGTGCCGGACCGGGCCTCGGTCAAGCTGCCGCCGCCGGTCGACCTGAAGGAAATGCTGCTGGCCCTGCACGACGTGTTCAAGCGCGCCGAGCTGTACACCCAGCACGCGATCAAGCGCGATGCGCTGAGCGTGCGCCAGCGCATGGGCGAGCTGCTCACCCGCATGAGCGACGGCGTGTTCCACCGCTTCGAATCGCTGTTCACGGCCGAGGAAGGCAAGCTCGGGGTGGTGGTGACGTTCCTGGGCCTGCTGACCCTGGCCAAGGAACAACTGATCGAGATCGTCCAGGAGCTGCCCGACGACGCCCATTCGGGCGCGACCAAGCCGCCGGCGCCGATCTACGTCAAGTCCCTGGCCCTGATGAAGGACCCCGACGAGATCGAACTGAGCAGCGAGTTCGACGACGCCGCCAACGACGACGACCGCGCCTCGTGATCGCCTGCGCCCGACCGTCCGCGACCCGGACCTCGCCAGCGCCCGGCACGCCATCGCCATCGCCATCGCCACCCGCAGCATCCAGCACGTCCGCTTCACGCCTGACGGGCCGGCGCTGATCCGCCGTCCGCGAACCACCGCACCAATCCCTACTCCCGAATCCCGAATCCCGGCTCCATGGACCAACACCTCGTTACCCGCATCGTCGAAGCCTCCCTGCTCGCGGCCACCCAGCCGCTGACGCTGGCGCAATTGCATGCGCTGTTCCCCGAGGACCAGCCGGCCCCGGCCGACAGCGTGGAGACCGCGCTGCAGATCCTGCGCGAAGGTTGCGCCGATCGCGGGGTGGAACTGGTCGAACTGGCCTCGGGCTTCCGCTTCCAGGTCCAGGCCGACGTCCACCCGTGGGTCGCGCGGCTGTGGACCGAGCGCCAGACCCGCTACACCCGCGCCACCCTGGAAACCCTGGCGCTGATCGCCTACCGCCAGCCGATCACCCGCGGCGAGATCGAACAGGTCCGCGGCGTGGCGGTCAGCAGCAACATCATCAAGGCGCTGGAAGAACGCGAGTGGATCCGCGTGGTCGGCCACCGCGACGTGCCCGGCAAGCCGGCGCTGTTCGGCACCACCAAGACCTTCCTGGACTACTTCGGCCTCAAGCGCCTGGACGAGCTACCGGCGCTGTCGGAGCTCAAGGACATCGGCGAACTCGAGCCGCAGCTGCAGTTCGGCGGCGAAGCGATCGCGGCCGGCGGCATCGGCAACGGCGAGGACGCGGGCAACAGCGCACAGGCCGAGGGCGAGTCGCAGGATGGCGAAATCGCCGCCGCGCCCGTCGACGAGGCGGCCGGCCAGGCCGATGAGTCTTCCTCGCAACCCGAGCAAGCCGATGCGGACGCGGCCGCGCAGGCCGGCGCCGACGAAGCACAAGCCGATGAAGCCCAGGCGGACGAAACGGCAGTACCCGAAACCTCCGATGCGCCCAGCGGCGCCGACGATTCGAGCGACGACGCCTCCGATCCCGGCACCGATGAAACCCTCGCCGACGAACCCGCAGGCGACCAGCACCCCCCCCAATCCCACGACGCCGACGGGCAAGCGCCCGCCGACGCCGAAGATGCCAACGAACACACCGTCCTGTCGGACGACCCCGAAGCCGCGCCGGGCAAGCGCGCGGCGGACGCGAACGATCACGAGCAAGACCAACACGCCGTCGAGACGACGACCGTTCCGGAACTTGAGGCTGAGTCCGAAGACGACCAGCCGGAGCAACAGAAATGACTGACGAAAAACCCCGCAAGCTCTCTTTGAAGCGCAGCGGTGACAGCGCGGCCCCCGAAGCGCCGCGCCTGGAAGAACGCCTGCACAAGGTCCTCGCGCAAGCGGGCCTGGGCTCGCGCCGCGCGCTCGAACAGCGCATCGCCGACGGCCTGGTCAAGGTCAACGGCGAGACCGCGCAGGTCGGCATGAGCATCAAGGGCGGCGACAAGATCGAACTCGACGGCCGCAGCTTCGTCGCCAGCGCGCTGACTGAGCCTTCCCGCGTGCTGATGTACAACAAGCCCGAAGGCGAAGTCACCACCCGCGAAGACCCCGAAGGCCGGCCGACCATCTTCGATTCGCTGCCCGCGCTCAAGGGCGCGCGCTGGATCGCGATCGGCCGCCTCGACATCAACACCACCGGCCTGCTGCTGCTGACCACCGACGGCGAATTGGCCAACGCGCTGATGCATCCGTCCTTCGAGGTCGAACGCGAATACGTCTGCCGCGTGCGTGCTCCGGAAGGCCAGGAGACCGTGCCCGACAACCTCGTCGACCGGCTCGCCCGCGGCGTCTCGCTCGACGACGGCCCGGCCAAGTTCGACGAAATCGAACGCATCGGCGGCAGCGACTCGCACGACTGGTTCCGGGTCGTGGTCAAGGAAGGCCGCAACCGCGAAGTGCGCCGTCTGTGGGAATCGCAGGGCTGCCAGGTCAGCCGGCTCAAGCGCATCCGCTACGGCACCGTGGCGTTGCCGCGCGAACTGCTGCGCGGCCACTCGCAGGAACTGGTCAACGACAAGGTCGACGCGCTGCGCGCGAACCTCGGCCTGGAAGACGGCACTCCGTCGGCGCTGACCCTGCAGCCGGTGATCGGCCAGCGCAAGGCGGCCAAGTCGACCGTGCATCTGTCCGGCAACGAGCGTTCGGCCGGCTATGTCGGCGGCCACAACACCGCCGACGAAGGCCGCGAACTGCGCCGCTTCGACCACGTGCGCGAAGACCGCAACGGCCGCGGCCGCGGCGGTCCGCGCAAGCCCGGCGGCCTGACGGTCAGCGGCGAAGCCGCGGCGCGCCAGTCGCAGAAGCCGTTCAAGCAGCGCAAGGACAAGGGCGCCAACTCGCTGCCCGACGGCAACCCGGCGGCGTTCCGCACTTGGTACGTGCCCGAAGGCGTCGAGACCGGCCCGAGCGGCCACCGCAATCCCGATGGTCGCGGCAAGAAGCCCTACGCCGGCAAGCCCGGCGGCGGCGCCGGTCGCGGTCCGGCCGGTGCCGGCGCGGGAGCCGGTCGCGGCCGTGCGCAAGGCGGCGGCTTCGGCGGCGATCGCAACGGCAACACCACCGGCGGCGGCAACGGCCCTTACGGTGAGCGCCGCAGCGGCGGCGGCGGCGGCGGCGGCGGTCAGGGCCAGGGACAAGGCCAGGGTCAGCGCAGCTCGCGCCCCTACGGTCACCCCGGCAACGCGCCGAGCTTTCCGTCCGACCACGCCAATCCGGGCTTCACCCCGTATGGCAGCGAACGTCCCGCGCGCAACAACAACGGCCCGCGTCCGGCCGGCGGCAAGCCGGGCGGTCGTCCCGGCGGCCCGGGCGGCCCGCGTCCGGCCGGCAATGCGCGTCCCGGCGGCAACCGTCCGCCGGGCGGCGCCCCGCGTCCGGGCGGTCCGCGCGGCGGCGGTCGTCCCGGCGGCGGTCGCGGTCCGCGCGGCTGAGGTCGCGAAGGCTGATGCGAGGCCCGCGGATTCGCCGGCGATCGCAGTGACTTGAAACAAGGGGCGCTTCGGCGCCCTTTGTTTTGGGCGCGGCGCTCAAGTCGCCCTGCGTTGTAGGTATGCGCGACTTCGGCCAACGCCGCAGTTGAGGTGACGCGGTCGCGGCTTGCGCCGCTCCTACAGGGGCCCATGCGGCTTTCGGCAACTCAGCGAGGGTTCGCCGCAGCCACTGCAGGAGCGGCGCAAGCCGCGACCACGCCACCACGGCAACGACGCAACCCATTTCGCAATCGCATCCTCATGGTTGCCACGCATGCCCTGCGCGCCACATCCGCAAACCTACTGTCCGCATTCGGTAAACCGCGCGCCTTAAGGTGCAATCACCTGCGCCACACCACGCTTAACCGCAATCCCGCCCGCGGCATGGCAGTGTTTCATCGCCATCGCTTGCACCCGGCGAAGCCGCAACCAGCTTCGCAGTGTCTTTCCGATGGCATAGGCAATCCCCCATGAATCTCCCCGCTTCTGCCCCGATCGCGTCGGTCGCCACGCTTGAGCCTGCCGCCCCCACCGTGCTGCGCGACCGCGTCGACGATGCGATCGACCGCGCCATCGCCGAGCGGCGGTTGATCGGCGCGGTCGTGCTGATCGCCCGCGACGGCGTACCGGTCTACCACCGCGCGGCCGGCCTGGCCGATCGCGAATCCGACCGGCTGATGCGCGAGGACGCGATCTTCCTGCTGTCCTCGGTGACCAAGCCCTTCGTCGCCGCCGCGGCGATGAAACTGGCCGAACAAGGCCGCATCGACCTCGACGCACCGGTCACCCAGTGGCTGCCGCAGTTCCGTCCGCGCCTGGCCGACGGCACCGCGCCGGCGATCAGCCTGCGCCAGTTGCTGAGCCACACCTCGGGCCTGAGCTATCGCTTCGGCGAAGTACCCGGCGGCGACTACGACACGCTGGATATTTCCGACGGTTTCGATCAGCCGGGCCTGGGCATCGAGGAAAACCTGCGCCGTATCGGCGAAGCGCAGTTGCGTTTTCCGCCCGGACAGGGCTTCAAGTATTCGATCGGGCTCGACGTGCTCGGCGAAGCGATGGCGCGCGCGACCGGCACGCCGTTGCCCAAACTGATCGAGGAACTGATCACCGCGCCGCTGTCGCTGCACGACACCGGCTTCGGCATCGCCGATCACCGCCGCACCGCCACGCCGTACACCGACGGCGTCGCCGCCGATGGCTCGTACCGGCCCGCGCGCATGCTCGACGGCGCCACCGTGCCCTTGTTCGAGACGGTGCTGCGCTACGCGCCGAGCCGCCTGGAAAACCCCGCGTCCTACCCGTCCGGTGGCGCCGGCATGGCCGGTACCGCCGGCGACGTGCTGACCCTGCTGGAAACCTTGCGCCAGGGCGGCGGCGCGATCCTGCGGCCCGACTCGGTCGCGGCGATGATGCGCGAGCAGGTGCCGGCGCCGATCGAAGGCCTGGACCCGGGCTGGGGTTACGGCTACGGCTGGGCGGTGTTGAACGATCCGCTCGCGACGAACACGCCGCAGTCGCCGGGCACCATCGCCTGGGGCGGCGTGTACGGCCACTCGTGGTTCGTCGATCCGCAGCGCCGGCTGAGCGTGGTCGCCCTGACCAACACCACCATCGAAGGCATGCAGGGCGAATTCACGATCGATCTGCGCGACGCGGTGTATGCGGGTCTGGACGCGGAGTGACGCCACGCTCATTGCGTGAATCCGCCCGCCCCCTGCAGGAGCGGCGCAAGCCGCGACCGCGAATTTGCAAATACGTTGCCAGTTCGTAGCATGCGACGTTGTCGCGAATGCTCTGCGCGGTGCAGTGAATGCCGGCCTGGCTGCAGAGTGACACCACGCTCATTGCGTGAATCCGCCCGCCCCCTGTAG
It includes:
- a CDS encoding peptidoglycan-binding domain-containing protein encodes the protein MPNYKIVESVGSGVQHVHDYEDIERHHPSRGNERGRVYGTVNGEREELLGNYAGTPTVSRDGDYYVSKDFVLQAGNSSAVKVPAVANGYIGRIDPSDGIVQIYDKPANDPSREMIAQYRHMDLRNTELKVGQHVEYGQPLGIQGGFNNGNPNAFGKHVHIDINTSYLPQMERYVRDMDSGAITTDKRPPHQENATGQTQVSNVSGNGRNVHTPGGAGSTTAAAPMADGVLRKDEHGPEVKALQERLNALGYKDAQGHALGTDGKFGKHTKEAVEAFQRDHKLDVDGIAGPDTLKALKAAQPAHAQPHADPKTADAKTPGNVDPAVRGPLLSDAAHPNNAMYKQAVEGLEKLGPQAGFKDHAALERAAATLTYDARVSGLNKIDHVVPNANGTGLFAVQGELGNPASHRAFVNKEQATQQTIEQSTQKLQQDVPQQTQQPAQQPQQAKSMVA
- the scpB gene encoding SMC-Scp complex subunit ScpB, whose protein sequence is MDQHLVTRIVEASLLAATQPLTLAQLHALFPEDQPAPADSVETALQILREGCADRGVELVELASGFRFQVQADVHPWVARLWTERQTRYTRATLETLALIAYRQPITRGEIEQVRGVAVSSNIIKALEEREWIRVVGHRDVPGKPALFGTTKTFLDYFGLKRLDELPALSELKDIGELEPQLQFGGEAIAAGGIGNGEDAGNSAQAEGESQDGEIAAAPVDEAAGQADESSSQPEQADADAAAQAGADEAQADEAQADETAVPETSDAPSGADDSSDDASDPGTDETLADEPAGDQHPPQSHDADGQAPADAEDANEHTVLSDDPEAAPGKRAADANDHEQDQHAVETTTVPELEAESEDDQPEQQK
- a CDS encoding segregation and condensation protein A gives rise to the protein MTNESALAATQSNAEPANAGPSPGATAPQQQEMPLAVVHGQPVLQIPQDLYIPPDALEVILEAFEGPLDLLLYLIRRQNLDILDIPVAEITKQYVNYIQAMHEMRFELAAEYLVMAAILAEIKSRMLLPRAPNEEGIEEDPRAELVRRLQEYERFKQAAEDIDALPRQDRDTVPVQAFVPDRASVKLPPPVDLKEMLLALHDVFKRAELYTQHAIKRDALSVRQRMGELLTRMSDGVFHRFESLFTAEEGKLGVVVTFLGLLTLAKEQLIEIVQELPDDAHSGATKPPAPIYVKSLALMKDPDEIELSSEFDDAANDDDRAS
- a CDS encoding pseudouridine synthase, which encodes MTDEKPRKLSLKRSGDSAAPEAPRLEERLHKVLAQAGLGSRRALEQRIADGLVKVNGETAQVGMSIKGGDKIELDGRSFVASALTEPSRVLMYNKPEGEVTTREDPEGRPTIFDSLPALKGARWIAIGRLDINTTGLLLLTTDGELANALMHPSFEVEREYVCRVRAPEGQETVPDNLVDRLARGVSLDDGPAKFDEIERIGGSDSHDWFRVVVKEGRNREVRRLWESQGCQVSRLKRIRYGTVALPRELLRGHSQELVNDKVDALRANLGLEDGTPSALTLQPVIGQRKAAKSTVHLSGNERSAGYVGGHNTADEGRELRRFDHVREDRNGRGRGGPRKPGGLTVSGEAAARQSQKPFKQRKDKGANSLPDGNPAAFRTWYVPEGVETGPSGHRNPDGRGKKPYAGKPGGGAGRGPAGAGAGAGRGRAQGGGFGGDRNGNTTGGGNGPYGERRSGGGGGGGGQGQGQGQGQRSSRPYGHPGNAPSFPSDHANPGFTPYGSERPARNNNGPRPAGGKPGGRPGGPGGPRPAGNARPGGNRPPGGAPRPGGPRGGGRPGGGRGPRG
- a CDS encoding serine hydrolase domain-containing protein; translated protein: MNLPASAPIASVATLEPAAPTVLRDRVDDAIDRAIAERRLIGAVVLIARDGVPVYHRAAGLADRESDRLMREDAIFLLSSVTKPFVAAAAMKLAEQGRIDLDAPVTQWLPQFRPRLADGTAPAISLRQLLSHTSGLSYRFGEVPGGDYDTLDISDGFDQPGLGIEENLRRIGEAQLRFPPGQGFKYSIGLDVLGEAMARATGTPLPKLIEELITAPLSLHDTGFGIADHRRTATPYTDGVAADGSYRPARMLDGATVPLFETVLRYAPSRLENPASYPSGGAGMAGTAGDVLTLLETLRQGGGAILRPDSVAAMMREQVPAPIEGLDPGWGYGYGWAVLNDPLATNTPQSPGTIAWGGVYGHSWFVDPQRRLSVVALTNTTIEGMQGEFTIDLRDAVYAGLDAE